From the Patescibacteria group bacterium genome, one window contains:
- a CDS encoding carbohydrate kinase family protein: MAKFDVISIGTATFDVYLKGYKSLEISQPKGLSLQCFPLGGKLEIESLSYGSGGGATNAAATFAKQGLKTACISEVGRDEFGELIRQELKKEKVEPVFSLNRKIPTAFSAIFINYSGERTIFVFRGAASDLTLKEIPFEKLKTSWVYLAPGGIQFKTFEKIVSYFHNQGVKIALNPSKAQIRLGMVKLKKILNSADVLLLNQEEAAYLTGVKYENEKKIFQSLDKVVPGILVMTEGPKGVKVSDGYHLWRAEIFKDKRVVDRSGAGDAFGSGFVAGLIRKKEECKKGICGLKNIAYAIRLGSANATSVVESLGTKAGVLTKKQFEATKRWKSLKIKTEKI, encoded by the coding sequence ATGGCTAAATTTGATGTAATTTCAATCGGCACCGCGACTTTTGATGTTTATTTAAAAGGATACAAAAGTTTAGAAATCAGCCAGCCGAAAGGGTTGAGTTTGCAATGTTTTCCTTTGGGCGGCAAGTTAGAAATAGAGAGCTTGAGCTATGGTTCGGGCGGCGGCGCGACCAATGCCGCTGCAACTTTTGCCAAACAAGGTTTAAAAACCGCTTGCATTTCTGAAGTCGGGCGAGACGAGTTTGGCGAACTGATTAGGCAAGAGCTTAAAAAAGAAAAAGTCGAACCAGTCTTTTCTCTTAACAGGAAAATTCCTACGGCTTTTTCGGCAATTTTTATTAATTACTCTGGCGAACGGACAATTTTTGTCTTCCGGGGCGCGGCTTCGGATTTGACTTTAAAAGAAATTCCTTTTGAAAAATTAAAAACCAGCTGGGTTTATTTAGCTCCGGGCGGAATTCAGTTTAAGACTTTTGAGAAAATCGTTTCTTATTTTCACAATCAGGGGGTCAAGATTGCTTTAAATCCTTCAAAAGCCCAGATCCGGCTGGGCATGGTTAAGCTTAAAAAAATTCTGAACTCGGCTGATGTTTTACTTTTAAATCAGGAAGAAGCGGCTTATCTGACCGGGGTTAAATATGAAAACGAAAAAAAAATTTTTCAGAGTTTAGATAAAGTAGTTCCCGGGATTTTGGTAATGACTGAAGGACCAAAAGGCGTGAAGGTCTCCGATGGCTATCATTTATGGCGAGCAGAGATATTTAAAGATAAAAGAGTGGTCGATCGGTCCGGGGCTGGCGATGCTTTTGGCTCTGGTTTTGTCGCCGGCTTAATCCGCAAAAAAGAAGAGTGTAAAAAAGGCATTTGCGGCTTGAAAAACATTGCTTATGCGATTCGTTTGGGTTCAGCCAATGCCACCTCGGTAGTGGAGTCATTGGGAACCAAAGCCGGGGTTTTAACCAAAAAGCAGTTTGAGGCAACTAAACGCTGGAAGAGTTTAAAGATTAAAACAGAAAAAATATAA
- a CDS encoding class II fructose-bisphosphate aldolase: MNLKNYLDQAVENKKAIGHFNVSNWEGIRAVKEISRELNQPIIIGASEGEAEFLGIKEISAIVRHFRQTYNLPLFLNADHFKDLGKIKQAAEAGFDAILFDAVEFDLEENIKKTKQAVELVKSINPDILTEGELGYIGFGSVVREQLPEGAVVSEEQMIKPEQAKRFVQETGVDLIGPGVGNIHGIVKGYKENLSFQRIQEIKDAVPAYLVLHGASGIDNQSIAKAIQAGVSIVHINTELRLAWKNALEKSLEENPKEIAPYKVLLPAVEEIKAVIKEKIAVFNGRE, translated from the coding sequence ATGAATTTAAAAAATTATTTAGACCAAGCAGTTGAGAATAAAAAAGCCATTGGCCATTTTAATGTTTCTAACTGGGAAGGAATTCGGGCAGTTAAAGAGATTAGTCGGGAATTAAACCAACCAATTATTATCGGCGCGTCAGAAGGCGAAGCCGAATTTTTAGGCATTAAAGAGATTTCCGCTATTGTCCGGCATTTCCGCCAGACTTATAATCTGCCGCTGTTTTTAAACGCAGACCATTTTAAAGATTTGGGAAAAATCAAGCAGGCCGCTGAAGCGGGTTTTGACGCAATTTTATTTGACGCGGTTGAGTTTGATTTAGAGGAGAACATTAAAAAAACAAAACAGGCAGTTGAGCTGGTTAAATCAATCAATCCGGATATTTTAACCGAGGGCGAGCTGGGCTATATTGGTTTTGGCTCAGTGGTTCGGGAGCAACTGCCAGAAGGCGCGGTGGTTTCAGAAGAACAAATGATTAAACCGGAACAAGCAAAAAGATTTGTTCAGGAAACCGGAGTTGATTTGATTGGGCCGGGCGTGGGCAATATCCACGGCATTGTTAAAGGCTACAAAGAAAACCTTTCTTTTCAAAGGATTCAAGAGATTAAAGATGCTGTTCCGGCATATTTAGTTCTTCATGGCGCTTCTGGGATAGACAATCAATCAATAGCAAAAGCAATTCAGGCCGGGGTTAGCATTGTTCATATAAATACTGAACTGCGCTTGGCTTGGAAAAACGCCTTGGAAAAATCTTTGGAGGAAAATCCAAAGGAGATTGCGCCATATAAAGTTTTGCTGCCGGCAGTGGAAGAAATAAAAGCTGTTATTAAAGAAAAAATAGCAGTTTTTAATGGCAGAGAATGA
- a CDS encoding ComEC/Rec2 family competence protein codes for MAENEKIFVPADYFFWFLIGIISNVFLLSFFSIKIWQILLGAVVLIIFLLLVRPQFSWLAVSFLAGFILALLRIIFVPEINFSLISADSRSYLVNLRGQLSLALGRIFPEPAAGFSQGIITGSQGVKFEPDFWQALKITSTAHLIAVSGYNITIVARFITRLLSWLTVHRKLIWLFALAGIFVFTVFVGAPISAVRAGIMAALVVIAERFSRQQNTKIAFAFVLGLMVLIDPLSLRYDLSFQLSFLAAFGIFYLAPVWFKQKHGEEKNWILELKKIAAETLSAQAMVLPILIYNFGSLSLTGMLANFLVLPLIPLAMSLSFLSGLGFLVYPALGQTIGFLSFPLLSLIIEIIRGFARFPLAGISGIFIAPLLIIIYYGFIGLIIKKSP; via the coding sequence ATGGCAGAGAATGAAAAAATTTTCGTTCCGGCTGATTATTTTTTCTGGTTTTTAATCGGAATTATCAGCAATGTTTTTTTGCTTTCTTTTTTCAGCATTAAAATCTGGCAGATTTTGTTGGGCGCAGTTGTTTTGATTATTTTTTTGTTATTAGTCAGGCCGCAGTTTAGCTGGTTGGCAGTTAGTTTTTTGGCTGGTTTTATTTTAGCTTTATTAAGAATTATTTTTGTTCCGGAAATTAATTTTTCTTTAATTTCGGCCGACTCGAGATCTTATCTTGTAAATCTTCGGGGTCAGCTTTCTTTAGCTTTAGGCCGGATTTTTCCAGAACCAGCAGCTGGTTTTAGCCAGGGAATTATTACCGGCAGCCAGGGAGTTAAGTTTGAACCTGATTTTTGGCAGGCGCTGAAAATTACCAGCACTGCTCATTTGATTGCGGTTTCAGGTTATAACATTACTATTGTGGCCAGATTTATTACCCGGCTTTTGTCTTGGTTGACAGTCCATCGGAAACTGATCTGGCTGTTTGCTTTAGCCGGAATCTTTGTTTTTACTGTTTTTGTTGGCGCGCCGATCTCTGCGGTTCGGGCCGGAATTATGGCCGCTTTAGTGGTTATAGCCGAAAGATTTAGCCGCCAGCAAAATACCAAGATTGCTTTTGCTTTTGTTTTGGGGCTGATGGTTTTGATTGACCCCTTGTCTTTAAGATATGATTTAAGTTTTCAACTTTCATTTTTAGCTGCTTTTGGAATTTTCTATCTGGCGCCGGTTTGGTTTAAACAGAAACACGGAGAAGAAAAGAACTGGATTTTGGAGTTAAAGAAAATCGCGGCTGAAACCTTATCTGCCCAGGCAATGGTTTTGCCGATCTTGATTTATAATTTTGGCAGTTTGTCGCTGACCGGTATGCTGGCAAACTTTTTGGTTTTGCCTTTAATTCCTTTAGCAATGAGCTTGAGTTTTTTGTCCGGTTTGGGATTTTTGGTTTATCCGGCTCTCGGGCAGACAATCGGTTTTCTAAGCTTTCCCTTGCTTAGTTTGATTATTGA